A window of the Bombus huntii isolate Logan2020A chromosome 8, iyBomHunt1.1, whole genome shotgun sequence genome harbors these coding sequences:
- the LOC126868630 gene encoding ero1-like protein isoform X1 yields MKCETSENMLGILILFAMCLPSIVHSNYFGTNNEKNDQCFCKVLFSLFSRYSTFFLKSKHNLQSNLSTLTYLKGSIDDCSCNVDTVDYFNNMKIYPRVQSLLVRDYFRFYKVNLKQECPFWADDSKCAIRYCHVQPCQEEDIPDGLKGDMLKNSHFNESPADKYKASTQYDDCLHRTKDHNKELGYLNTTISSENYKDFELWKQYDDAQDNFCVKESSPGEYVDLLLNPERYTGYKGQSAHRIWRSIYKENCFRPENSPHNFIQSSKINGMCLEKRVFYRVISGLHTSINIHLCSKYLLTPKDNLEIVPGGRWGPNLQEFQKRFSPEETGGEGPNWLKNLYFTYLLELRALAKAAPYLEREEYYTGNKAQDKDTRLAMNDILNVVKSFPDHFNESVMFTGGAEAQLLKEQFRQHFRNISRIMDCVGCDKCKLWGKLQTHGLGTALKILFSGKFDRWESTLNNFNRKKFFLERSEIVALINAIGRLSESIFELDKFRQMMR; encoded by the exons ATGAAGTGCGAAACCAGTGAAAATATGCTCGgcatattaatattatttgcgATGTGTTTACCTTCTATTGTACATTCCAATTATTTTGGAACGAACAATGAAAAGAATGATCAATGTTTCTGTAAGGTACTATTCTCGTTGTTTTCCCGTTATTCAACTTTTTTCCTAAAAAGTAAACATAACCTACAATCAAATCTGTCAACTTTAACATAT ttGAAGGGATCAATTGATGACTGCAGTTGTAATGTGGATACAGTGGATTACtttaataatatgaaaatttatccAAGAGTTCAGAGTCTTCTAGTCAGAGATTATTTTCGCTTttataaagtaaatttaaaaCAAGAATGCCCTTTCTGGGCTGATGATAGTAAATGTGCTATAAGATACTGTCATGTGCAACCTTGTCAGGAA GAAGACATTCCAGATGGTTTAAAAGGAGATATGTTAAAGAACAGTCATTTTAATGAAAGTCCTGCGGATAAATACAAAGCTTCTACACAATATGATGATTGCTTACATAGGACTAAAGATCATAATAAAGAACTGGGCTATTTAAACACAACAATTAg tTCAGAGAACTACAAAGATTTTGAATTATGGAAACAATATGATGATGCTCAAGATAATTTTTGTGTGAAGGAGTCTAGTCCTGGAGAATATGTGGACCTTTTGCTAAATCCTGAAAGATATACAGGTTATAAAGGACAGAGTGCACATAGGATATGGCGCAGTATTTACAAGGAAAATTGTTTTAG ACCTGAAAATTCGCcacataattttattcaatcttcaaaaataaatg GGATGTGTCTGGAAAAAAGGGTATTCTACCGTGTTATATCAGGGCTTCATACTAgtattaatattcatttgtGTTCAAAATACTTGTTGACACCAAAAGACAATTTAGAGATAGTGCCTGGTGGCCGATGGGGCCCTAATTTGCAAGAGTTTCAAAAAAGATTTTCACCAGAGGAAACAGGAGGTGAAGGTCCAAATTggttaaaaaatttatattttacttatCTGCTTGAATTAAGAGCTTTGGCAAAAGCTGCACCATATTTGGAAAGAGAAGAATATTACACTGGTAACAAAGCACAAGATAAAGATACCCGTTTGGCAAtgaatgatattttaaatgttgTTAA ATCATTTCCTGATCATTTCAACGAAAGCGTTATGTTTACTGGTGGAGCTGAGGCTCAGTTATTGAAGGAACAATTTAGACAACATTTTAGGAATATATCTCGTATTATGGACTGTGTAGGGTGCGATAAGTGTAAACTTTGGGGAAAACTTCAAACGCATGGTTTGGGCACAgcattaaaaattctattctcAGGAAAATTCGACAGATGGGAATCaacattaaataattttaatagaaagaAATTCTTCTTAGAAAGAAGCGAAATTGTTGCACTTATAAACGCTATTGGAAG ATTGTCAGAAAGTATCTTCGAGTTGGATAAATTTAGACAAATGATGAGATAG
- the LOC126868634 gene encoding D-aspartate oxidase: protein MRVAVVGAGVIGMTSAFAVKSSFPQFEVQIFSDKFSPATTGDGSAGIWSPYLLGNTPSDKISQWSEITYRWLENFWKAGLASEIGLSLIPMYRVTSNPDGFLDLAWTKVVYGAYELNPSELEKLNAEWNANYKHGWMFLTYTCEPVKLLPWLMKRFLQIGGKLRNRKIHTFNELIDDGYDLIINCSGLGAHKLVGDNAVKSIRGQVARVTASWVMHGLLVDDDDGNYIIPNIDSVVLGGTHQENDFDRTPRKEDSEFIYNGCVRILPALKGAEIAKEWVGLRPGRYQVRIEAEICRSSQGRQVTVIHNYGHGGSGVTLCWGCALNVVNIVENTTSLKSNL from the exons ATGCGCGTGGCAGTGGTGGGCGCCGGTGTGATCGGCATGACAAGTGCGTTCGCGGTGAAAAGCAGTTTTCCACAATTCGAGGTGCAAATATTTTCGGATAAATTTTCACCAGCTACCACCGGTGACGGAAGTGCCGGTATATGGAGTCCTTATCTTCTCGGAAACACTCCTTCTGACAAAATATC ACAATGGAGTGAAATCACGTATCGATGGTTGGAAAACTTTTGGAAAGCGGGCTTGGCTTCTGAAATAGGACTCTCCTTGATACCGATGTACCGTGTTACCAGTAATCCCGATGGTTTCCTCGATTTAGCCTGGACGAAAGTGGTGTACGGTGCGTACGAACTGAATCCCAGTGAATTGGAGAAACTAAACGCAGAGTGGAATGCCAATTATAA ACACGGATGGATGTTCCTGACGTATACGTGCGAGCCAGTTAAATTGTTGCCTTGGTTAATGAAACGATTCCTCCAAATAGGCGGAAAACTACGAAACAGGAAAATTCACACGTTCAACGAACTAATCGACGATGGATACGATTTAATAATAAACTGTAGCGGCCTCGGTGCACATAAACTCGTGGGTGATAACGCCGTGAAGTCTATCAGAGGTCAAGTTGCTAGG GTGACGGCATCCTGGGTAATGCACGGGTTATTGGTAGACGACGACGATGGGAATTACATAATACCGAA CATCGACAGTGTAGTGTTGGGTGGTACGCACCAGGAGAACGATTTCGACCGCACACCACGAAAAGAAGACTCAGAATTCATTTATAACGGATGTGTGCGCATTTTACCTGCTCTGAAA GGAGCTGAAATAGCGAAGGAGTGGGTTGGCCTGAGACCTGGAAGGTACCAAGTTCGTATTGAAGCTGAAATTTGCAGGTCTTCTCAAGGCAGACAAGTTACG GTAATACACAATTACGGACACGGAGGGAGTGGCGTGACGTTGTGCTGGGGCTGTGCTTTGAACGTTGTGAACATCGTAGAGAATACGACGAGTTTGAAATCGAATCTGTAA
- the LOC126868628 gene encoding tubulin polyglutamylase TTLL13 isoform X2 produces the protein MNLIERSNKRPLMVEREIEAGDTKKSYPINNEITSESDSSAEVRSCKTVYRNRCKKLVVSDTSFNVLPSTDSTKNDREPIASKCFADKKDDKDLSFVETDVESRKGGTSIKAKKKKKRRYLTICTSNCKYDAVRRVAARFGMKEVTEDSSWNLYWTDLSVSVERAKDMKRYQKVNHFPGMTEICRKDLLARNLNRMLRLFPKDYNFFPKTWCFPADHGEAIAYAKLRRSKTFIIKPDTGCQGRGIYLTKNLKDVKPSERMICQVYVARPFLVDGYKFDLRIYALLTSCDPLRIYVYNDGLARFATSRYKEPTGHNTSNVFMHLTNYAVNKHSRMYVIDDEIGSKRKISTLNKWFKMKDVDVDELWRKIDEIIIKTILAAHPVLKHSYHTCFPTHDKTYACFELLGFDVLLDWKLKPYLLEVNHSPSFHTDAQIDKDVKEGLLMSTFEMLNLQQCDKKKIIEEDRKRVRDRLLQGINTKDGSTNDSTVGTTKLDKPEEDLQKQFKWEDEHMGNFRRIYPCCDSERYEPFFKQSSISVYQDTAASRAREEASRIQKEENEMKIKEQESKKISGKWSDSKLHSESPNVTQKSTTTHDQDRNKCANVSRRNSSHSNTKKQAISATNTSHSFEPEIICESEERERVTALAQRDFLIKSYGMLEQIYMAMKKNGTLRAIDEKKYGLYGKLGYADSTSKSASICRHKCHLHQHSGMETRVEPWTSQSPQFCLKASKVDNVP, from the exons ATGAACCTCATCGAACGCAGCAACAAACGTCCTTTGATGGTGGAGCGCGAGATCGAAGCCGGCGATACGAAGAAGAGTTACCCGATAAACAACGAGATCACCAGTGAATCTGATTCCAGTGCCGAAGTGCGATCATGTAAAACAGTGTATAGAAACCGGTGCAAGAAACTCGTGGTATCTGATACTTCGTTTAACGTCCTTCCATCTACCGATTCGACTAAAAATGATCGGGAACCGATTGCTTCTAAATGTTTCGCTGATAAAAAGGACGACAAAG ATTTGTCGTTCGTGGAGACCGACGTGGAGTCGCGAAAGGGAGGAACTTCGATCAAggcgaagaaaaagaaaaaacggaG ATACTTGACAATATGCACGAGTAATTGCAAATACGACGCGGTGAGACGAGTGGCGGCTCGTTTCGGGATGAAAGAAGTTACCGAGGATAGCAGCTGGAACCTTTACTGGACAGACTTGAGCGTGAGCGTGGAACGAGCGAAAGATATGAAAAGATATCAGAAGGTCAATCATTTTCCAGGAATGACAGAAATCTGTAGAAAAGATTTGCTTGCTCGTAACTTGAATCGTATGCTGAGGCTTTTTCCAAAGGACTACAATTTCTTCCCCAAGACATGGTGTTTTCCCGCAGA CCACGGAGAGGCAATAGCCTATGCTAAATTGAGACGCTCCAAAACTTTCATCATCAAGCCTGACACAGGCTGTCAAGGGCGCGGCATTTATTTGACAAAAAACTTAAAAGATGTTAAACCCAGCGAGCGAATGATCTGCCAGGTTTACGTGGCTAGG CCCTTCCTGGTGGACGGCTACAAATTCGATCTTCGTATCTACGCGTTGCTCACCTCGTGCGATCCCCTTAGGATTTACGTCTACAACGACGGTCTTGCGAG GTTCGCCACGAGCAGATACAAGGAACCAACCGGTCACAATACGTCCAACGTGTTTATGCACCTAACGAATTACGCTGTCAATAAGCACAGCCGAATGTATGTAATCGACGATGAAATTGGTAGCAAAAG GAAAATATCCACTCTGAACAAGTGGTTTAAGATGAAGGACGTCGACGTGGATGAACTATGGCGTAAGATCGATGAGATTATTATAAAAACGATTTTGGCAGCACATCCTGTTCTGAAGCATAGTTATCACACGTGTTTTCCAACGCACGATAAGACCTACGCTTGTTTCGAGCTACTGGGCTTTGACGTGTTACTCGATTGGAAGTTGAAACCATATCTTTTGGAG GTAAATCACTCGCCGAGTTTTCATACGGACGCACAAATCGATAAGGATGTGAAGGAAGGTCTGCTGATGAGTACGTTCGAAATGTTAAATTTACAGCAATGCgacaagaagaaaattattgaaGAAGATAGAAAGCGAGTTAGGGATAGATTGCTTCAGGGAATAAACACAAAGGACGGCAG TACGAATGATTCGACGGTCGGCACAACGAAGCTTGACAAACCGGAGGAAGACCTGCAGAAGCAATTTAAATGGGAGGACGAGCATATGGGCAATTTCCGCAGAATCTATCCATGTTGCGACAGTGAAAGGTACGAGCCATTCTTTAAACAAAGCAGCATTTCCGTGTATCAAGATACCGCGGCATCCAGAGCTCGGGAAGAAGCGTCAAGGATTCAAAAGGAGGAAAACGAG ATGAAGATAAAGGAACAAGAAAGCAAGAAGATTTCTGGCAAATGGAGCGATTCGAAATTGCATTCAGAGAGTCCAAACGTAACGCAAAAGTCAACAACGACGCACGATCAGGATAGGAACAAATGTGCGAATGTATCGAGAAGGAATTCTTCCCATTCGAAT ACAAAGAAGCAGGCAATTTCGGCTACTAATACTTCACACTCGTTCGAGCCAGAGATCATTTGCGAATCTGAGGAAAGAGAACGCGTTACGGCATTGGCTCAACGAGATTTCCTGATCAAGAGTTACGGAATGTTGGAGCAAATCTATATGGCAATGAAAAAGAACGGTACGTTGCGAGCTATCGACGAGAAGAAGTACGGATTGTATGGAAAACTCGGATATGCGGATAGTACGAGCAAGAGCGCGTCTATTTGTAGGCACAAGTGTCATCTTCATCAGCATTCTGGAATGGAAACTAGAGTCGAACCGTGGACGAGTCAATCGCCACAATTTTGCCTGAAAGCAAGTAAAGTAGATAATGTTCCatga
- the LOC126868632 gene encoding protein pygopus: MSHNIAGMPPFARMPLGGMGMGVNMGPSGPHPESSAHPHPPPPPPSGANPKKKRRTNANVAQPSPQQPPIVQDLLPPPLTGYGDTIVASNPFDDTPPQTTQTPMMHGGPPHMHPHHPHHISGPPMRGMSPLTSIGGMSPMMPHNMGSMSPMGNSPMTNHMNHMGAMSPMNHAPIGGMSPMNNMGPSMPPGPMNTMNNHMNMSHMGNSQLSGPPMGSPMNNMNSGPMGSPMNNMGHSMGSPMGGPLGSPMNTMGGSNHMPNGPMNMNNINSHIPPNSPLNGPSMNSVNSPLGHNGSQPHPNHMGNNLNNLGRPMNGPMTTMSSMVSNNMNMSGPNQINNMNMGGPPMNNMSNMSINHHNQMSHIAGPMGTMSNNLGGGPPMGHPINMGGSMPPHGFQGPPGMGPKPMPVSAGKIYPPDQPMVFNPQNPNAPPIYPCGVCHKEVHDNDQAILCESGCNFWFHRGCTGLSETAYQLLTAEVYAEWVCDKCLQSKNIPLVKFKP, from the exons ATGAGCCACAATATTGCAGGCATGCCACCCTTTGCAAGGATGCCTTTGGGGGGTATGGGTATGGGTGTGAATATGGGTCCTAGTGGCCCACATCCTGAATCTTCTGCTCACCCTCATCCTCCACCACCGCCACCGTCTGGTGCCAATCCAAAAAAGAAACGACGTACAAATGCAAATGTTGCTCAACCATCTCCGCAACAACCTCCAATAGTACAG gaTTTACTACCTCCACCTTTAACTGGCTATGGAGACACAATAGTAGCAAGTAACCCTTTTGACGATACACCACCGCAAACCACGCAAACACCAATGATGCATGGTGGACCGCCTCATATGCATCCCCATCACCCACATCATATAAGTGGACCACCTATGAGAGGCATGAGCCCTTTAACTTCTATAGGTGGAATGAGTCCTATGATGCCTCACAATATGGGTAGTATGAGTCCAATGGGAAATTCGCCCATGACAAATCACATGAATCACATGGGAGCAATGTCTCCTATGAATCATGCGCCAATAGGTGGTATGAGTCCAATGAATAATATGGGCCCCAGCATGCCACCTGGTCCGATGAATACCATGAACAATCATATGAATATGAGTCACATGGGTAATTCTCAACTTAGCGGCCCACCTATGGGTAGTCCAATGAATAATATGAATAGTGGCCCAATGGGTAGTCCAATGAATAACATGGGACACAGTATGGGAAGTCCTATGGGTGGTCCGCTGGGATCTCCTATGAATACAATGGGGGGATCAAATCATATGCCTAATGGACCAATGAATATGAACAATATTAATAGCCATATACCACCCAATAGCCCACTGAACGGACCATCTATGAACAGTGTAAACAGTCCACTTGGACACAACGGATCTCAACCACATCCGAATCATATGGGAAATAATCTTAATAACTTAGGAAGGCCCATGAATGGACCCATGACTACCATGAGTTCAATGGTATCCAATAATATGAATATGAGTGGCCcaaatcaaataaataatatgaataTGGGTGGGCCACCAATGAATAACATGTCTAATATGAGTATTAATCATCATAATCAAATGAGTCACATAGCTGGTCCAATGGGTACAATGTCTAATAATTTAGGCGGAGGTCCACCAATGGGCCATCCTATTAACATGGGAGGTTCCATGCCACCTCATGGTTTTCAAGGTCCACCGGGGATGGGACCGAAACCAATGCCAGTTTCTGCAGGAAAG ATATATCCTCCAGATCAGCCAATGGTGTTTAACCCACAAAATCCTAATGCTCCACCTATTTATCCTTGTGGAGTATGTCACAAAGAAGTGCATGATAACGATCAAGCGATCCTTTGTGAGTCCGGTTGTAATTTTTGGTTTCACAG GGGATGCACAGGATTATCGGAAACTGCCTATCAATTATTAACGGCAGAAGTTTATGCCGAATGGGTGTGTGATAAGTGTTTGCAATCGAAAAATATACCTTTGGTTAAATTTAAACCATAA
- the LOC126868628 gene encoding tubulin polyglutamylase TTLL13 isoform X1, with protein sequence MNLIERSNKRPLMVEREIEAGDTKKSYPINNEITSESDSSAEVRSCKTVYRNRCKKLVVSDTSFNVLPSTDSTKNDREPIASKCFADKKDDKDLSFVETDVESRKGGTSIKAKKKKKRRYSSLLSKKSKISFFAFLFVFSYLLDVYDYRYLTICTSNCKYDAVRRVAARFGMKEVTEDSSWNLYWTDLSVSVERAKDMKRYQKVNHFPGMTEICRKDLLARNLNRMLRLFPKDYNFFPKTWCFPADHGEAIAYAKLRRSKTFIIKPDTGCQGRGIYLTKNLKDVKPSERMICQVYVARPFLVDGYKFDLRIYALLTSCDPLRIYVYNDGLARFATSRYKEPTGHNTSNVFMHLTNYAVNKHSRMYVIDDEIGSKRKISTLNKWFKMKDVDVDELWRKIDEIIIKTILAAHPVLKHSYHTCFPTHDKTYACFELLGFDVLLDWKLKPYLLEVNHSPSFHTDAQIDKDVKEGLLMSTFEMLNLQQCDKKKIIEEDRKRVRDRLLQGINTKDGSTNDSTVGTTKLDKPEEDLQKQFKWEDEHMGNFRRIYPCCDSERYEPFFKQSSISVYQDTAASRAREEASRIQKEENEMKIKEQESKKISGKWSDSKLHSESPNVTQKSTTTHDQDRNKCANVSRRNSSHSNTKKQAISATNTSHSFEPEIICESEERERVTALAQRDFLIKSYGMLEQIYMAMKKNGTLRAIDEKKYGLYGKLGYADSTSKSASICRHKCHLHQHSGMETRVEPWTSQSPQFCLKASKVDNVP encoded by the exons ATGAACCTCATCGAACGCAGCAACAAACGTCCTTTGATGGTGGAGCGCGAGATCGAAGCCGGCGATACGAAGAAGAGTTACCCGATAAACAACGAGATCACCAGTGAATCTGATTCCAGTGCCGAAGTGCGATCATGTAAAACAGTGTATAGAAACCGGTGCAAGAAACTCGTGGTATCTGATACTTCGTTTAACGTCCTTCCATCTACCGATTCGACTAAAAATGATCGGGAACCGATTGCTTCTAAATGTTTCGCTGATAAAAAGGACGACAAAG ATTTGTCGTTCGTGGAGACCGACGTGGAGTCGCGAAAGGGAGGAACTTCGATCAAggcgaagaaaaagaaaaaacggaGGTACAGTAGTTTGTTAtcaaagaaatcgaaaatatcaTTCTTCGCCTTCCTCTTTGTTTTCTCGTATTTGTTAGATGTTTACGATTACAGATACTTGACAATATGCACGAGTAATTGCAAATACGACGCGGTGAGACGAGTGGCGGCTCGTTTCGGGATGAAAGAAGTTACCGAGGATAGCAGCTGGAACCTTTACTGGACAGACTTGAGCGTGAGCGTGGAACGAGCGAAAGATATGAAAAGATATCAGAAGGTCAATCATTTTCCAGGAATGACAGAAATCTGTAGAAAAGATTTGCTTGCTCGTAACTTGAATCGTATGCTGAGGCTTTTTCCAAAGGACTACAATTTCTTCCCCAAGACATGGTGTTTTCCCGCAGA CCACGGAGAGGCAATAGCCTATGCTAAATTGAGACGCTCCAAAACTTTCATCATCAAGCCTGACACAGGCTGTCAAGGGCGCGGCATTTATTTGACAAAAAACTTAAAAGATGTTAAACCCAGCGAGCGAATGATCTGCCAGGTTTACGTGGCTAGG CCCTTCCTGGTGGACGGCTACAAATTCGATCTTCGTATCTACGCGTTGCTCACCTCGTGCGATCCCCTTAGGATTTACGTCTACAACGACGGTCTTGCGAG GTTCGCCACGAGCAGATACAAGGAACCAACCGGTCACAATACGTCCAACGTGTTTATGCACCTAACGAATTACGCTGTCAATAAGCACAGCCGAATGTATGTAATCGACGATGAAATTGGTAGCAAAAG GAAAATATCCACTCTGAACAAGTGGTTTAAGATGAAGGACGTCGACGTGGATGAACTATGGCGTAAGATCGATGAGATTATTATAAAAACGATTTTGGCAGCACATCCTGTTCTGAAGCATAGTTATCACACGTGTTTTCCAACGCACGATAAGACCTACGCTTGTTTCGAGCTACTGGGCTTTGACGTGTTACTCGATTGGAAGTTGAAACCATATCTTTTGGAG GTAAATCACTCGCCGAGTTTTCATACGGACGCACAAATCGATAAGGATGTGAAGGAAGGTCTGCTGATGAGTACGTTCGAAATGTTAAATTTACAGCAATGCgacaagaagaaaattattgaaGAAGATAGAAAGCGAGTTAGGGATAGATTGCTTCAGGGAATAAACACAAAGGACGGCAG TACGAATGATTCGACGGTCGGCACAACGAAGCTTGACAAACCGGAGGAAGACCTGCAGAAGCAATTTAAATGGGAGGACGAGCATATGGGCAATTTCCGCAGAATCTATCCATGTTGCGACAGTGAAAGGTACGAGCCATTCTTTAAACAAAGCAGCATTTCCGTGTATCAAGATACCGCGGCATCCAGAGCTCGGGAAGAAGCGTCAAGGATTCAAAAGGAGGAAAACGAG ATGAAGATAAAGGAACAAGAAAGCAAGAAGATTTCTGGCAAATGGAGCGATTCGAAATTGCATTCAGAGAGTCCAAACGTAACGCAAAAGTCAACAACGACGCACGATCAGGATAGGAACAAATGTGCGAATGTATCGAGAAGGAATTCTTCCCATTCGAAT ACAAAGAAGCAGGCAATTTCGGCTACTAATACTTCACACTCGTTCGAGCCAGAGATCATTTGCGAATCTGAGGAAAGAGAACGCGTTACGGCATTGGCTCAACGAGATTTCCTGATCAAGAGTTACGGAATGTTGGAGCAAATCTATATGGCAATGAAAAAGAACGGTACGTTGCGAGCTATCGACGAGAAGAAGTACGGATTGTATGGAAAACTCGGATATGCGGATAGTACGAGCAAGAGCGCGTCTATTTGTAGGCACAAGTGTCATCTTCATCAGCATTCTGGAATGGAAACTAGAGTCGAACCGTGGACGAGTCAATCGCCACAATTTTGCCTGAAAGCAAGTAAAGTAGATAATGTTCCatga
- the LOC126868630 gene encoding ero1-like protein isoform X2, with the protein MKCETSENMLGILILFAMCLPSIVHSNYFGTNNEKNDQCFCKLKGSIDDCSCNVDTVDYFNNMKIYPRVQSLLVRDYFRFYKVNLKQECPFWADDSKCAIRYCHVQPCQEEDIPDGLKGDMLKNSHFNESPADKYKASTQYDDCLHRTKDHNKELGYLNTTISSENYKDFELWKQYDDAQDNFCVKESSPGEYVDLLLNPERYTGYKGQSAHRIWRSIYKENCFRPENSPHNFIQSSKINGMCLEKRVFYRVISGLHTSINIHLCSKYLLTPKDNLEIVPGGRWGPNLQEFQKRFSPEETGGEGPNWLKNLYFTYLLELRALAKAAPYLEREEYYTGNKAQDKDTRLAMNDILNVVKSFPDHFNESVMFTGGAEAQLLKEQFRQHFRNISRIMDCVGCDKCKLWGKLQTHGLGTALKILFSGKFDRWESTLNNFNRKKFFLERSEIVALINAIGRLSESIFELDKFRQMMR; encoded by the exons ATGAAGTGCGAAACCAGTGAAAATATGCTCGgcatattaatattatttgcgATGTGTTTACCTTCTATTGTACATTCCAATTATTTTGGAACGAACAATGAAAAGAATGATCAATGTTTCTGTAAG ttGAAGGGATCAATTGATGACTGCAGTTGTAATGTGGATACAGTGGATTACtttaataatatgaaaatttatccAAGAGTTCAGAGTCTTCTAGTCAGAGATTATTTTCGCTTttataaagtaaatttaaaaCAAGAATGCCCTTTCTGGGCTGATGATAGTAAATGTGCTATAAGATACTGTCATGTGCAACCTTGTCAGGAA GAAGACATTCCAGATGGTTTAAAAGGAGATATGTTAAAGAACAGTCATTTTAATGAAAGTCCTGCGGATAAATACAAAGCTTCTACACAATATGATGATTGCTTACATAGGACTAAAGATCATAATAAAGAACTGGGCTATTTAAACACAACAATTAg tTCAGAGAACTACAAAGATTTTGAATTATGGAAACAATATGATGATGCTCAAGATAATTTTTGTGTGAAGGAGTCTAGTCCTGGAGAATATGTGGACCTTTTGCTAAATCCTGAAAGATATACAGGTTATAAAGGACAGAGTGCACATAGGATATGGCGCAGTATTTACAAGGAAAATTGTTTTAG ACCTGAAAATTCGCcacataattttattcaatcttcaaaaataaatg GGATGTGTCTGGAAAAAAGGGTATTCTACCGTGTTATATCAGGGCTTCATACTAgtattaatattcatttgtGTTCAAAATACTTGTTGACACCAAAAGACAATTTAGAGATAGTGCCTGGTGGCCGATGGGGCCCTAATTTGCAAGAGTTTCAAAAAAGATTTTCACCAGAGGAAACAGGAGGTGAAGGTCCAAATTggttaaaaaatttatattttacttatCTGCTTGAATTAAGAGCTTTGGCAAAAGCTGCACCATATTTGGAAAGAGAAGAATATTACACTGGTAACAAAGCACAAGATAAAGATACCCGTTTGGCAAtgaatgatattttaaatgttgTTAA ATCATTTCCTGATCATTTCAACGAAAGCGTTATGTTTACTGGTGGAGCTGAGGCTCAGTTATTGAAGGAACAATTTAGACAACATTTTAGGAATATATCTCGTATTATGGACTGTGTAGGGTGCGATAAGTGTAAACTTTGGGGAAAACTTCAAACGCATGGTTTGGGCACAgcattaaaaattctattctcAGGAAAATTCGACAGATGGGAATCaacattaaataattttaatagaaagaAATTCTTCTTAGAAAGAAGCGAAATTGTTGCACTTATAAACGCTATTGGAAG ATTGTCAGAAAGTATCTTCGAGTTGGATAAATTTAGACAAATGATGAGATAG